In Streptomyces sp. 840.1, the DNA window TTCGGCAGCCACTGGTGGACCAGGTGCGCAAAGCGGTCGACGAGCTGGGCTACATACCGAACCATGCCGCCCGGACGCTGGTGACCCGGCGCAACGGAGCGGTCGCCGTGATCATCGACGAGCCCGAGGTCCGGATATTCTCGGACCCCTTCTTCTCCCAGCACATCCGTGGCATCAGCCGCGAACTCATCACGTATGACGCCCAGTTGGTGTTGCTCCTGGTGGAGGGAAGCGGGGATTTCGACCGGGTCACCCGTTATCTGGCCGGTGGCCACGTGGACGGAGTGCTGGCCTTCTCGCTGCACACGGACGACGAGCTGTCCGCGGTCATCAGCCGGTTCCGGGTGCCGACGGTGTACGGCGGGCGGCCCGGACGGCCGGGGGCGGCCTCCGGACTCGCGGTCCCCTATGTCGACTGCGACAACCGCGGCGGCGCCCGGGAGGCCGTACGCCATCTGGCCTCGCTCGGCCGCCGCCACATCGCGCACATCGCGGGCCCGCGCGACCAGACCTCGGCGCTGGACCGCATCGACGGCTACTTCGACGTGCTGCCCGACGGCGATCCCGCGCTCGTCGCGGACGGCGACTTCACCGCGGAGGGCGGCGCCCGCGCCATGGCCGGCCTGCTGGCGAGGCGGCCCGACCTGGACGCCGTCTTCGCCGCCAACGACCTGATGGCCTCGGGCGCCCTGCGGGTGCTGCGCGAGCACGGCAGGCGGGTGCCGCAGGACGTGGCGCTGGTCGGCTTCGACGACATGGAGTCGGTCGCCGAGACGACCGATCCGCCGTTGACGACGGTCCGTCAGGATGTGGTGAGCATGGGCAGGTTGATGGTCAAGCTGCTGATGGAACGGCTTGAGGACGGGACCGGCGACGCCGGTTCGGTGATCATGCCGACACAACTGGTCCGCCGCGCCTCGGCCTGATCCGCACGCCCCGCGGTCGCCGGGTGACCGGACCACGCCGCGGCGCCCCTCAGCCGGGCATTGCCCCCGCACGCCGCCGGGCCTCCGCCGCCCGGTGGGCCGCTCTCGCCCGGCGCGCCCGGGGCAGGTACCGCAGCCGCTCCGGCAGCACCGGTACGACCACCCGCGCCACGGCACAGAACCGCCGCAGGGCCCGCTCCTGCCCGTCCGTCCACTCCAGGCCGATCGCCTCGCGCGCGTCCCGGGGCATCAGCCCGATGGTGAGGAAGCGGCGGAACCGGGCCAGCGGCACCAGGAGCACCGGCCACAGCGCCCTGAGCAGCACCCGCAGGAGGAGGGGGCCCCGGTCCGGCGGCGGTACGGGGGTACGGGGGGCGACGAGCTCGTCGACGACGACGGTCCGCTCGATTTCCTCGGCCAGCATGGCGCGGTAGTAGGGCCAGAACTCCTCGATCGTCTGCGGCATGTCCCGGTCGTGGATCCCGAGCACCCGGCCCACCTGGAGCCACTCCCGGTACAGGGCCCGCTCCTGGTCCCCGTCGAGCGGGCGGATCAGATACCGCGCCGCGTGCCGGTACACCGGGAATCCCGTGGCGTGCACCCATGCGTAGTTCTCCGGCGACAGCGCGTGATAGGGGCGGCCCCGGGTGTCGGTGCCCTGGATGGTGCGGTGCAGCCGGCGGAGCCTGCGCCCCTCCTGCGCGGCCTCCGCTCCCCCGTACACCCAGAGCTGGAGCGAGCTCAGGGAACGCTCACCGCGTCCCCACGGGTCCGTACGGAAGACGGAGTGCTCGTCGACGCCCGCGCCGACCGCGGGATGGGCGACCTGGAGGGTGAGGGCGGCGGGCAGCATCAGCAGGGCCCGGACGTCACCGGACAGGCTCCACAGCACACCCCCGGGCGGGGGCGGTACGGGTTCCGGCTCGCTGCTCATTCGGTTCTCCCGGCGGTCTGCGGGCGCCCGGCCCGGCGACCGGTCCCCCTCGTGATCCAGTATGCGAGCGCTTCGTACGTCACGCGCACCGGCCCCGCCGCCCCTTGCCGCAGGCCCGCCCGTCGGCACTGTTGACGACCTCGTGAAACAAGTCAATAGTATTTGTAACTTTGACTCACGGCAGCAGACGGCCCCTCACATCCCTTTCGGATCAATGGAGTTGGACCGTCAACTGGAAAGCCGGTACCCGGACAGGGAGGGCGCACCATGGGCCGATACAGCCGTCTGCACGAGATTCGCCGGATGGATCCGGCGCGCGACTACGCCGAGATCCTCCGCCTGATCTCCCAGTACGAGTTCCCCTGGGACTACCGGCAGGGGGTGAGCGTCGCCTTCCTGCGGGATTACGGCATCCCCCGGATCTCCGTGCTCCTGGACCGGACCCAGGAGTTCGAACGGGCCGGGCAGAAGCGGTACGACGACACGGTGCTGATCGGGTACGAGATGGCCGCCGACGGATTCGACTCGGAGCGCGGGCGGGCGGCCGCGCGCCACCTCAACCGGATCCACGGCAAGTACCGGATACCCAACGAGGACTTCCTGTACGTCCTGGCGACCACCGTCGTCGGGCCGAAGCGCTGGATCGACCGCTTCGGCTGGCGCCCCCTGTGCCGGGTGGAGACCGAGGCGCTGACCGAGGTGGGCCGGAAGATGGCCGCGATGATGGGCATCGAGGACGCGCCGGACACCTACGAGGGGTTCGAGCGGCTGCTGGACTCCTACGAGGAGCGGATGTTCGCGTACGACCCGGCGAACCGGCGGGTCGCCAACGCCACGTTCCGGACCATGGCCGCCTGGTACCCCCGCCCACTGCGCCCGGTGATCGCACGCTTCTCGCTCGCCCTGCTGGACGAACCGCTGCTGCGAGCCCTCGGATTCCGCGCCCAGCCCCGCTGGGCCCGCTCGGCGGCCGCCGCATCGCTGCGGGCCCGCTCGCGGTGCGTGCGCCTCCTCCCGGCACGGCCCCGCTGGCTGCCCTCACGCCCGCAGCCGCGTTCCTACCCCTTCGGCTGGCGGCTGGACGACCTGGGCCCGCACTGGGCGGGCAGCCGCCCCCTGGAGCCGCTGCCCGACGAGACGGCTGCCGCCGCCTGAACCGTGCCGGGCGGCGGCGGGCGCCGCACCTCGGCGGCGCCGGCGACCGGGTCAGCCGACGGTCGCCGCGCTCGGCGAGTCGCCGGGGGCGGCGTCGGACGTGCTGGCGGTGAAGAGCTGAGCCAGCACGGTGTAGGCGGCGCCGGACGCGTGGTCGAACGGGCCCGTCGCGGTGAGTTCCAGCGTGGGGTGCGGCGTGGCGCTGTGGGCGTAATGACCGCGGAACACCTGTTCCGTGCGCGCCGTGAGCGCCGGAATGTTCATCTCCGGCGTGAACGCCATGACGACGCCCTCGGGGCCGAACATCTTGGCGGCGTTGGCCGCGGCGGCGCCGAGCCGGTCCGCAGCGCTCTCGATGACGTCATCGCCTCCGGCGAGGCCGTCCGGCGCCACCCCGCGCCTCTCCAGCTCGCGCTCGATTCCCCAGCGGCTCGACCAGGTCTCGAGGCAGTCCTGCGCTCCGCAGTGGCAGGGACGCTTACTGCCGGTGCCGACGCAGGAATGGGCGAATCCGCCCGCGGTGCCGTTGAAGCCGCGGTGAATGCTTCCGTTCACCACCACGGAGGCACCGAGGCTCTCCCCGACGCTGAAGATCACGAGGTTGCGGCCGCCGGGCCCTCCATCGAAGAGCAGCAGACCGGAAGCCACGGAGTTGACGTAGCTGTCGATGACGACCGGGGTGTCCATCAGGGACGCCAGCCGGCGCCGGAACGCGACGTTCTCCCAGCCCATCGAACCGCTGTGCCTCACTATCCCGCCCTGCTGGTCGACGACACCCGACACGGCGACCCCGACCCCGACGAGCGTGGCCGAGGCCCTGCTCGCGGTCGTGAGGCGCACCGCTCGGGCGATGGTGTCGGCCGCATCCTCGGGCCGCGTGGAGGTGAGCTGCTCCTGATGCGAGGCGACGACGTCGCCGCGCATGTTGACCAGCACCACATAGGCCTCGGTGCTCGACAGCCTGACCCCGGCGGCGAGCACTCCGTCACTGCTCAGATCGAGCAGCCGGGCGGGCCTGCCTCCGGTACTGCGGCCCGCCTCGGTCTCCGCGAGCAGCCCGGCGCCCAGCAATCGGGCCGTGATGCCGGTGACGGTGGCCGGGCTCAGCCCCGTCTCGACCGCGATCCGCGCTCTGGCGACGGGGCGGCGCACCCGCACGGCATCGAGGACCAGGGCTTCGTTGATCTCCCGGATCAGGGCTTTGCTCCCGGCGCGTGGCTTCATGACTGACGTTTCCTCCTAATGATCCAGCGGACAGGCGCCCCGTAGAGCGAGGCCCAGTGTAATTTATTCGGTCATTGACAGAAGTTATACGCTGGTTAGCTTCCACACCATGAATGACCACCTCGGAGCGGGTCAGGGGCATCGCCCCCAGGGCCCGCCCATCCGGATTCACCTGAGCGTCGCGCCCGCGGAACGGCGGGCGTTCTTCCCGGCGCCGACGCTCGGCGCGCTGGCCGCTCTCGGCGAGATCACCGAGAGCGAGCCGCTCGCGCTGCACACGCCCGACGAATTCGGCCGCGCCCTCGACGGTGTGCAGGTACTCGTGACCGCCTGGGGGTTCCCCCGGCTCGACGCCACCCGCCTCGCACTCGCCCCCGATCTGCGGTTCGTCATGCACGCCGCATCCTCGATCCACTGGCTGGTGGGCGACGACTTCTGGGCCACCGGTCTGCCCGTCTCGCAGGCGGGAGCGGCGATGGGTCCGGCTGTGGCGGAGCTCTCCCTCACGCTGACGCTGTCGCTGCTGCGTCGCACCCACCGCCTCGATCACGCCCTGCGGTCCGGCCAGGACTGGGACACGGCCAGGGAGACGGGGCGCGGGCGCGAGATCAGCGGGGCGCGCGTCGGCGTTGTCGGCGCGTCCCGCACCGGCCGTCACTACATCCGCATGTGCCGGGCGCTCGGCGCCGATGTACGCGTCCACGACCCCTACATCCCGCCCGGCGATCCACTCACCGAGCTCCGCACCGGGCTGGCCGAGCTGCTGGCCACCAGTGACGTCATCGCGGTGCACGCACCCGCCACCCCGGAGACCCACGGAATGATCGGTGCCGGGGAGATCGCGGCGATGCGGGACGGGGCGCTGCTCGTCAACACCGCCCGGCCCTCGGTGGTGGACATGGACGCGCTGTACGCGGAGGTCGCCTCGGGGCGGATCGACGCCGCGCTCGACGTGTTCGCCAGCGAGCCGCTGCCCGTCGACGACCGCTGGCGCGGCCTGCCGAACGCCCTGCTGACGCCGCACATCGCGGGCGCGACCGCGGACTCGCGCCGGCGCGCCGGGCGGATCGTCGTGGAGGAGATCCGCCGCCACCTGACGGGACAGCCTCTGGAACACGCACTTACGCGCGGCGACTTGGCGAGGATGGGATGACCCGGACCACGGCACGCAACGTCCTGCTGATCCACTGCCACGACCTCGGACGCTTCCTCGGGGCGTACGAGGTCCCCACGGTCGTCACCCCTCATCTGGACACCCTCGCCGCCGAGTCGGCGCTGTTCGAGTCGGCGTTCGCCACCGCACCGCACTGCAGCCCCGCCCGAGCCTCCCTCTTCACCGGCGCCTATCCGCAGACCAACGGCGTACTCGGCCTCACGCACGACCCGTTCGGATGGGACCTCACCGATCCGTCGGCCCACGTCGCGAGCAGGCTGGCGGCCGCCGGCTACACCACCGAACTGATCGGTGTGCACCACGAGTCCAGGGTGCTTCCGGACGAGATAGTCGCTGAACGGCTGGGGTTCGACCGGGTGCGTTCCGGCGGCGACCGGGACACGGTCGTCGAGCGGACCGTGGACGCCCTCGACCGGGCGGCCGTGTCGAACGCTCCCTTCTATCTTCAGGTCGGCTTCCACGAACCGCACCGCACGCCCGCGCGCGACGACCGCCCCGGCGTGATGGGCTTCCTCGGCGACACGGTGAGCCCGGACAGCTCCCTCGGGATCACCGTCCCCGCCTATCTCCAGGACGACGCGGGAGCCCGCGAGGAGATCGCCGAACTGCAGGGAGCCGTACGCCACATGGACGAGGGTGTCGGGCGGGTCCTGGCCCGCCTCGACGCGCTCGGCCTGAGCGACGACACCGTCGTGGTGTTCACCACCGACCACGGCCTGGCGCTGCCCGGCGCGAAGTGCACCCTCTACGACCCGGGCCTGGAAGTCGCCCTCCTCATCCGGGCGCCCGGTCGCGAGCAGTGGCCGGGGCGCCGCGTCGTACAGATGGCCAGCCATGTCGACGTACTGCCCACCCTGCTCGAACTCGTGGGCCTGCCCGCTCCCGTGGGCCTGCCGGGCACCAGCCTGGTGCCGGCCGTGGAGAGCGGCACGGTGCCGCGGACCCACACCTTCGGCCAGCTCACCCACCACATCTACTACGACCCCAAGCGTTCGGTCCGCTCCACCTCGCACAAGCTGGTCGTCAACTTTGCCAACGCCCCGCGTGCCATGGACCCCACGCAGTCCTGGGTGCGCCGCAGCCTCCCGGCCGACCTGCGGGGGCCCACGGTGGAGACCAGCCCGGTCGTCGAGCTGTACGACCTCGTGCGCGATCCCCACGAGCGTGACAACCGCGCCGATGACCCCGCATACGCCGGCGTTCGCGGCGAGCTCACCCTCGCGCTGTCGCAGTGGATGCGTGACGTCGACGACCCGCTGCTGACCTCCCCGCCCCTGCTGGGCCGCCATCAGGACGCCCTCACCGTGCTGGCCGGCGCCGCACCTCACGGCGGATCCGCCACTCCGCGCGACGCATCCACGACCGGCCCTCGCTCGCTCCCCGGCAAGGCCGTCGCACAACGAGAGAGAGAACGAGCATGAGCACACGACTGCTTCGCTGCGCGGCCGTCGCCGCGGCCGCCACTCTGACCGCCTCCGCCTGCTCGGCGTCGGGCGCCGGCGACGGCAGGTCCGAGGTCACGGTGTGGATGTACCCGGTCATCAAGGACGAGGCCGCGAGCAAGAAGTTCTGGGAGCGGACGGAGTCCACGTTCGAGAAGTCGCACCCGGACACCGACCTGAACATCGAACTCCAGACCTTCGACAAGCGCGACGCGCAGATCTCCGCCGCCCTCGCCGCGGGCACCGGCCCGGACATCGTGCTGATCACCCCCGACCAGGCCGCCACCTACAACAAGGTCCAGGGGCTGCTGCCCGTCGACGACGCCGTCGCCGCCCAGCGGGGCGCGTTCTTCCCCGAGACCCTCAAGGCCGCCACCATCGACGGCAAGCTGTACGGCGTACCGGTCTTCCAGAACATCAACAGCACCGCGTACAACACGAAGATATTCGCCGACGCCGGGCTCGCCCTCCCCAGAACCTGGGACGACGTGCGTAAGGCCGCGCCGGTGCTCGCCAAGAAGGGCATCGCCGTGATGGATTACGCCGGCAGCCCCGAGCAGACGCTGAACCTCTCCTTCTACCCCCTGCTCTGGCAGGCCGGTGGCCGGGTCTTCAGCGGCGACGGCAAGGACGTGGCCTTCGACTCCGCGGCGGGGGTCTCGGCCCTTCAGTTCCTCGTCGGCCTCAAGAAGGCGGGCGGCCTGCCCGCCGACGCCGCCACCGAAGGCCCCGCCGTGCAGGGCGCCCCCATAGCCGCCTCCAAGGTCGCCATGCGGCCAGTCACCTCCCTGCCGGAACTCGCCCAGATGCGGGCGGCGCTGGGCGCGAAGAACGTATCGCTCGGTCCGCCCCTCCAGGGCAGGGTCCGCGCGACCTACGGCAACCCCGGCCTGCTCTCCCTGACCTCCATAAACAAGGACGAGAACCGGGACGCCGCCTACGACGTGCTCGCCTACCTGAGCTCGCCCACGGTGCAGAAGTCACTCAACACGGCCGCGGGCAGCTTCCCCACCCGCACCGACGTCAAGGCACCCGACACCGGGCCTGACTACCAAGTGCTCAACGAAGCGCTTCAGTTCGCCAATCCCGGTGAGTCCTCGCCCGCCGCGCGCCAGGTGATGGCGGCGCTGGCGCCCAGCATCCAGGCGGCACTCGGCGGCGACCTCTCGCCGGAGAAGGCCCTGGACAAGGCGGCAGGGGAAGCACGCGAGCTGCTCTCCCGGTCCTGACACAGCCAGTGCGGTGAGTCCGGCGCCCACCCATGGAACCGGACTCACCGGCCCGTCTTCTCCACACCGATAGGTCGCCATGTCCGTGCACACCCCGAGCCATGTCTCGGAGCTTCGCAAGATCCCTCCCCCGGCAACCCCGGCCCCGTCCCCGGACGGTCTCTCGGCCCGTCGTCGGCTGAAGCGCCGGGAGGCGACGACGGGCATCCTGTTCGTCCTGCCGACGGTCGTCATCTTCGCCGTGTTCAAGTTCCTGCCCATCGCGGGTGCCGGTGCCATGAGCCTCACGCGCTACCGCCTCAACGGAGACGTGTCGTGGCTCGGGGCCGACAACTACACCCGCCTGTCCTCGGATCCGCTCTTCTGGAAGAGCCTCGGAGTGACTGCGACCTATGTACTGATATTCGTGCCGCTCATCATCCTGGTCTCCCTCGGCGGCGCCCTGCTCCTGAACAAACTCGTGCGATTCCAGGGCACGTTCCGGGCCGTGCTCTTCCTGCCGTATCTCAGTTCCTTCGTGATGGCCGGCATCATCTGGTCCTGGATCTTCGCCTCGGACGGACCGCTCAACGCCGCGCTCGGGGGGCTCGGCCCGGTGCCGTTCCTCTCCGGTGACCAACTACTCGTTCTCTCATGCCTCGCCCTGGTCTCGGTATGGAAGGGGTTCGGCTACTCGATGCTCGTCTTCCTCGCCGGCCTGAAGGCGCTGCCCGCCGAGGTGCACGAGGCGGCACGGCTGGACGGTGCGAGCAGCCGGCAGGCCTTCCTGCACGTGACGCTGCCACTGCTCAGGCCCGTGCTCTTCTTCGTCCTCGTGATCGAGACGATCACCGGCTTCCAGGTGTTCGACACCATCTACGTGATGACCGGCGGCGGCCCCAACCGGGCCAGCAGCAGCCTCATCTACTTCCTCTACGACGAGGGCTTCAAGTTCCTCGACTTCGGCTACGCGTCGGCGATCGGCATGGTCCTCTTCGCCATCGTGCTCGTCCTGTCCCTCGTACAGCGACGGTTCATCGAAGAGAAGGAGACCCCGTGACCACGCCGCCCGCCGCACTCGGCATCCGCCCGGACGCCCGCCCGCCCCGCAGGTGGCTGCCGGCCCTTGCCCTCACCGTGATCTCGCTGTTCACCGTCGGACCGCTGCTGGCAGTGATCGTGCTCGCGCTGTCGCCCGAGGACGCTCCCACCCTGCCGCAGGCGATCCCCGACTCACTGACCTTCGACAACATCACACGGGTCTTCGAAGTGGGTGACTTCCCCCGCTGGCTGCTCAACTCCTTCGTCTATTCCGTCGTCTCGGTCGTGGTCATCCTGCTCACGTCCTCCATGGCCGCATATGCCCTGGTGCGCAAACGGTTCCCCGGGCGCAACGCCCTGCTGTGGGCGATCGTCGCCACGCTGATGGTGCCGATGCAGGCCACCCTCATCCCGACGTTCATCCTCGTCGCACGCCTGGACGGGGTGAACACGCTGTGGGGACTGATCATGCCCACCCTGGCCAATGCTCAGGCCGTCTTCCTCATCCGGCAGTTCGTGCGTGATCTGCCCGACGAACTGTTCGACGCGGCGCGTATCGACGGCGCCGGCGAGTGGCGCACATTCACCCGGATCGTGTTGCCGCTGATCCGGCCCGTCCTCGCGACGCTCGCCATCTTCGTCTTCCTGTGGCACTGGAACGACCTGCTGTGGCCCCTGGTCGTGGGCCAGACGGACGAGGCGCGCACGCTGACAGTGGGACTCGCCACTCTGCACACGGAGACGGTGTCGACCGCGGGCATCATGTCCGCCGCCTGCATCAGCTTCCTTCCCTGCCTGGTGATCTTCGTGGTGCTGCAGCGGCACATCGTCGCCGGAGTCGTCTCGTCGGGGGTGAAGGGATGACGTCCGCATCGACGCCCCCGCCCCTGCGGCTCGGGCTCATCGGAGTCGACTCCCCGCACGCGCCGTCCTTCACACGCCTGTTCGGTGACGGCGTCACCGGCGCCGTGCCCGGCGCCACCGTGACAGCGGCCTGGAAGGGGGTGGCGGCCGCAGACTTCCCCCTCGGAGGCGACCGCGTCGATGCCCTGGCCCGCGAGGTGACGGAGCTCGGAGTTCCCCTGTGCTCCACCCCCGACGAGGTCGCCGAGCGCTGCGACGCGCTGTTGATCGTCGCCGCCGACGCCCGCACCCACCCCGGTTACTTCACCCGGCTCGCGCCGTTCGGCAAGCCCGTCTACGTCGACACACGATTCGCCCTCGCGCTCCGCGACGCCCGCGCGATGCTGGCCACGGCGCGTCGCCACGCCTGCCTGCCCCTGGCCGGCTCACCGAAACGGTTCACGCCCGAGTTCCGGCAGGCCCTCGGCTCCGGCGACGTCGACCGGCTCGACCTGACGGGTCCCCTGCCCACCCAGCCCGGCCACCCGTTCCTGGCCTGGTACGGGGTACACCTGGTGGATCTGGCGGTCGCGGCCCTCGGGCCGGAATGCGTCGAGGTCGACGCCACGGACGCCGGGCGCACGAAACTGACCTGGGCCGACGGACGGATCGCGACCCTCGGCGGCGACACGGAGTGGTCACCGTTGACGACCGGGCACGTCAACGGCCGGGGCGGCGGGCCCACGTTCGCCATCGAGGCCGGACCGGCCATGCTGACCGGGCTGCTCACGTCGATCGTCGAGAGCTGCCGGACGGGCGTCCCGAACGTCCCCGGGTCCGAAGTGCTCGCCATCGTGGCCATCGTCGAGGCGGCCCACCGCAGCCGTTCGGCCGGCGCACCGGTGACGATCCCCCGCCGGCCCGAGGAGGCCCTCCCGTGACCGGTAACGCCTCGTGCTGCGCCGCGAGCCGGGCGGCCGGGGCGCAGCCACCGCCGGCGCCGGGGCCCCGGCCGGCCACGCGCGACCTCGACGGACCTCCGGAACCGTCGTACAACGGCATGGCTCTGCTGCCCGGCGGCAGCTTCCTGATGGGGACCGACGACGGCCGGGGCTACCCGGCCGACGGTGAGGGACCGGTGCGGGAGGTCGAACTGCCCCCCTTCCGTATCGACACGACGGCGGTGACGAACGCCGCGTTCGCCGAGTTCACCGGGGCGACCGGCTGGATCACACTGGCGGAGCGCTTCGGCACCTCCTTCGTGTTCGCCGCGTTCCTGCCCGAGCACCCGCGCGGAGCGCGTCCGGTGCCGGGGACTCCGTGGTGGTACCAGGTGCCGGGCGCGGACTGGCGCAGGCCCGAGGGCCCCGGCTCGGGACTGGCCGGCCGGATGGACCACCCGGTGGTCCACGTCACCTGGCGGGACGCCCGCGCCTATGCCAGATGGGTGGGCAAGCGGCTGCCCACCGAGGCCGAGTGGGAGTACGCGGCCCGCGGCGGTCTGGTCCAGGCCCGCTATCCGTGGGGCGACGAGCGCGAACCCGGCGGTGTGCACCGGATGAACGTGTGGCAGGGCGAGTTCCCCATCCGCGACAGCGACGCGGACGGCTACCTGGGCACCGCTCCGGCGAACGCGTTCGAACCCAACGGGTACGGCCTGTACAACACCTGCGGCAACGTATGGGAGTGGTGCTCCGACTGGTTCCACCCCAGCTGGCACGCCACCGGTCCGCGGACCGCTCCGGCCGGGCCGCCGAGGGGTGAGCGCAAGGTGATGCGCGGCGGCTCCTACCTCTGCCACGAGAGCTACTGCTTCCGCTACCGCGTGGACGCACGCAGTTCCAACACACCCGACAGCAGCTCCGGCAACATCGGATTCCGCTGCGTCGCCGGCACCGGCTGAGCGGCGGCCCGGTAGGCGTCAGCCGAGGCGGGTCACGGAGACGGAGTCGTCGTACACGTCGACGACCGAGACACCCGTGGGGTAGTCGCGGCCCTTCGCGGGGTTCCACGACGGCCGGTAGATCCCGGTCTTGAAGTAGGGCTCGTTCGGCTGGTGGTAGTTGTTCTCGCCCGAGTCGTCCACGAGCTGGGTGCCGTTGCGGCACACCCGCAGCGCCCCTGGATGGGTGGGGGTGGACCAGTCGATGTCGAAGGTCCAGTTGTTCCAGACGCCGCGCGTGACCGGGCCCAGGGAGTACGCCCGCCGCACGGGGGTGGTGTCGTCCGGGTCCGCCAGGTTGAACACGCTGAGCAGCCACTCGGAGTTGCGCACCGAAAGGGCGATGGGCGGGTTGGTGTCCGAACCGTCGGACAGTGGTTTGCCGTGCCACTGGGCGAGGATCGTGTCGTAGTTGGACCATTCCCAGTCGGCGGGCAGGAAGTCGGAGAAGCTGAACCGGTAGGCGCCGTAGCCCACCGCGTCGTTCGCCACCTCGGACCGCCACGACTTCCCGTCCCCGGGGACGGTGAACCGGCCGGAGCCGCTCCCGTCCAGGACGGGTGAGGTGGCCGCCCTGATGGAAGCGGTGGCATCGGCGCCGTCGTAGCGGTGCTTCACGAAGCCGAAGTCGGGGGCCGTTCCCTCGAATCCGTCGCTGAAGACGGTTGTCCCGTTGACGGGGTCGGCGCAGCCGGCCGGAAGGGCCGATGCCTGTCCGGATGCGCCGTCGGCGGGCGGTGCCAGGGCGAGCGTGCCCCCGACGAGGACGGCGACGCAGCCGAACCCCGCGCTGCGCGAATTGCGGTGGCCCTTCGCCCGGCGCGTGCCGTCCGGGCCCGGAGTGGTGGCAGTGGGCGTGATTGTCATGGAGCTCTCTTTCCACGAGGTGCGCAGGGTACGGGCCCGTTGCGGCGGTGAACCGGCGC includes these proteins:
- a CDS encoding carbohydrate ABC transporter permease → MSVHTPSHVSELRKIPPPATPAPSPDGLSARRRLKRREATTGILFVLPTVVIFAVFKFLPIAGAGAMSLTRYRLNGDVSWLGADNYTRLSSDPLFWKSLGVTATYVLIFVPLIILVSLGGALLLNKLVRFQGTFRAVLFLPYLSSFVMAGIIWSWIFASDGPLNAALGGLGPVPFLSGDQLLVLSCLALVSVWKGFGYSMLVFLAGLKALPAEVHEAARLDGASSRQAFLHVTLPLLRPVLFFVLVIETITGFQVFDTIYVMTGGGPNRASSSLIYFLYDEGFKFLDFGYASAIGMVLFAIVLVLSLVQRRFIEEKETP
- a CDS encoding carbohydrate ABC transporter permease, which encodes MTTPPAALGIRPDARPPRRWLPALALTVISLFTVGPLLAVIVLALSPEDAPTLPQAIPDSLTFDNITRVFEVGDFPRWLLNSFVYSVVSVVVILLTSSMAAYALVRKRFPGRNALLWAIVATLMVPMQATLIPTFILVARLDGVNTLWGLIMPTLANAQAVFLIRQFVRDLPDELFDAARIDGAGEWRTFTRIVLPLIRPVLATLAIFVFLWHWNDLLWPLVVGQTDEARTLTVGLATLHTETVSTAGIMSAACISFLPCLVIFVVLQRHIVAGVVSSGVKG
- a CDS encoding Gfo/Idh/MocA family protein, producing the protein MTSASTPPPLRLGLIGVDSPHAPSFTRLFGDGVTGAVPGATVTAAWKGVAAADFPLGGDRVDALAREVTELGVPLCSTPDEVAERCDALLIVAADARTHPGYFTRLAPFGKPVYVDTRFALALRDARAMLATARRHACLPLAGSPKRFTPEFRQALGSGDVDRLDLTGPLPTQPGHPFLAWYGVHLVDLAVAALGPECVEVDATDAGRTKLTWADGRIATLGGDTEWSPLTTGHVNGRGGGPTFAIEAGPAMLTGLLTSIVESCRTGVPNVPGSEVLAIVAIVEAAHRSRSAGAPVTIPRRPEEALP
- a CDS encoding formylglycine-generating enzyme family protein, whose product is MTGNASCCAASRAAGAQPPPAPGPRPATRDLDGPPEPSYNGMALLPGGSFLMGTDDGRGYPADGEGPVREVELPPFRIDTTAVTNAAFAEFTGATGWITLAERFGTSFVFAAFLPEHPRGARPVPGTPWWYQVPGADWRRPEGPGSGLAGRMDHPVVHVTWRDARAYARWVGKRLPTEAEWEYAARGGLVQARYPWGDEREPGGVHRMNVWQGEFPIRDSDADGYLGTAPANAFEPNGYGLYNTCGNVWEWCSDWFHPSWHATGPRTAPAGPPRGERKVMRGGSYLCHESYCFRYRVDARSSNTPDSSSGNIGFRCVAGTG
- a CDS encoding polysaccharide lyase codes for the protein MTITPTATTPGPDGTRRAKGHRNSRSAGFGCVAVLVGGTLALAPPADGASGQASALPAGCADPVNGTTVFSDGFEGTAPDFGFVKHRYDGADATASIRAATSPVLDGSGSGRFTVPGDGKSWRSEVANDAVGYGAYRFSFSDFLPADWEWSNYDTILAQWHGKPLSDGSDTNPPIALSVRNSEWLLSVFNLADPDDTTPVRRAYSLGPVTRGVWNNWTFDIDWSTPTHPGALRVCRNGTQLVDDSGENNYHQPNEPYFKTGIYRPSWNPAKGRDYPTGVSVVDVYDDSVSVTRLG